GAAACGTCGGGACAACATCAATGATAAAATCCAAGAGTTGCTAACATTGATACCCTCAGAGTTTTTCCAAAGCAACAcagataataatactaaaaCGGGAACTAAAGTAGTTAAAGAGAACAGCCCCGAAGACGATGCGGTCAAAAACTCTGGTACAAAAGACGGGAAACCAAACAAGGGACAAATTTTAACCAAGTCTGTGGAGTATTTGCAATATTTACAGAACcttattgatgaaaataatagaaaagaGGTTGAACTAATCATGCGATTAAAGACCTTAGAGCTCAAGGCTGCCAATAGACCGTCAGAAAATATTCCAATCAGAATCGGTTATACGAGTGCAGAAAAAGCACTTGGAGAAATTGGGGTTGGCCCATGTTCTGAGGAATATTTCAAGAACGTGTTAATCAAAAGTGCATCCACAAGTAAATCAGGTAGACGGGGAAGTACGAGTggataaaaaagaaactcACCGACTGTTATagtgtttattttttctattttctattttctaTAATCATTTGTCTATTGTCATTTTAATTTtcagattttttttttcgtttttttttgtatagTATATAGTATTGGATTGTATTAGTGGGTTTCCAGCCCCTCAACAGTAATGTAAAGTTTCTATCgttatttctatttcttaACTCTACCCAACCGCTCATTATTGTCAGCATCTTCCTTAAGCATATATGCTGGTTGGTATTTGCCATTCGGTAATTTTAGTAATGGATTTGGAACAGTGCTATTAATACCACCAAGAGAAGTATATCCTTGGTCATACATTTCGCAATATTTCACATCACATCCAATAAGAAAATCCCATATATCAACATAATTCCAGTGTAAAATTGGATGAATTCGTAAGAATTTGGGCCAATTATGATCAGTCATTTGTTCATATTGCAAAGTCTCTCCGTACGGATCAGAATGTCTAATTCCAACGATTACTGATTTTACTCTTGGGTTGACTTCATTAAGATAGTATTCAAACCC
This genomic stretch from Candida albicans SC5314 chromosome 1, complete sequence harbors:
- the RTG1 gene encoding Rtg1p (Ortholog(s) have RNA polymerase II transcription factor activity, sequence-specific DNA binding activity, role in cellular response to oleic acid, mitochondria-nucleus signaling pathway and cytoplasm, nucleus localization) — protein: MSQFGEFYDTYSVENNQQYDTDLNNSTNTPIVQSKQRNDNIIPSINIKQEDFDSVLSGSLDVKKQLSSSLNTAGVGIGSSYGNGGISKPQSRRNSTYIKSHEGSDNEDEDDQNDKDVGNERKRRDNINDKIQELLTLIPSEFFQSNTDNNTKTGTKVVKENSPEDDAVKNSGTKDGKPNKGQILTKSVEYLQYLQNLIDENNRKEVELIMRLKTLELKAANRPSENIPIRIGYTSAEKALGEIGVGPCSEEYFKNVLIKSASTSKSGRRGSTSG